A stretch of DNA from Flavobacteriales bacterium:
TGAACAATTTAATTTGCATCCGCTGCTACTCGAGGATGTAATGAATCCGAATCATCGTCCAAAAATCGAGGAGTTTGATAAATACATTCACTTCACCCTAAAAATGCTCGCCTATAACCACGCCACGCGTGATATTGAAATGGAGCAGGTGAGTTTTGTATTGGGCGACAGTTGGGTAATTTCTTTTCAGGAAACACCGGGTGATGTTTTTGATACCATTCGGGAGAGGATTAGAAACGGAAAAGGCCGAATCCGAAAAAACGGAAGTGATTATTTAGCTTATGCACTTTCCGATATTATAGTAGATCATTATTTCATCATTGTTGATGAATTGGATGAGGATATTGACCGGTTAGAGCATGCGATTCTGAATGAAAAGAACATAGAGGTAATGAAAGAAATTCAACGACTCAAAAAACAATTAATGAGTCTGAGAAAATCCATTATTCCGGTTCGTGATGCAGTAGGAAATCTGATGAAAGGAACTTCTAATTTGATTGATGACCGCACTACGTTTTATTTAAAAGATGTATACGATCATACCTTGTATCTAACCGATTCGATAGAGGTTTACCGAGAAATGCTGAATTCATTAATGGAGGTCCATTTATCGAGTTTGAGCAATCGCTTAAACAACGTAATGAAAGTTCTCACTATAATCTCAACCATTTTTATTCCACTTACGTTTATAGTGGGAGTATATGGTATGAACTTTAAAGTAATGCCTGAGATCGATTGGAAATATGGATATCTCAGCGTTTGGATTTTGATGATAACCGTTACACTGGTTTTGATTATTATTTTAAAGCGAAAAAAATGGATGTAAAAA
This window harbors:
- the corA gene encoding magnesium/cobalt transporter CorA — protein: MTDIRKKLGQPSGSLIHMGREQGHDVEISVMDYNEEFFKEFKVEKPEELKHCLSSKIISWINVDGIHDPDTIQAIGEQFNLHPLLLEDVMNPNHRPKIEEFDKYIHFTLKMLAYNHATRDIEMEQVSFVLGDSWVISFQETPGDVFDTIRERIRNGKGRIRKNGSDYLAYALSDIIVDHYFIIVDELDEDIDRLEHAILNEKNIEVMKEIQRLKKQLMSLRKSIIPVRDAVGNLMKGTSNLIDDRTTFYLKDVYDHTLYLTDSIEVYREMLNSLMEVHLSSLSNRLNNVMKVLTIISTIFIPLTFIVGVYGMNFKVMPEIDWKYGYLSVWILMITVTLVLIIILKRKKWM